The Vibrio sp. SNU_ST1 genome has a segment encoding these proteins:
- a CDS encoding DapH/DapD/GlmU-related protein, producing MTSVSIHQFKHWLKFHPNSRIRNVFFILKNIRSAELPTPQVLNRCLYQGHKLVVNLVSGLTRFFYWTPAFKGRLTQCGKRLYLYGGLPFVSGPVQISIGDNCRISGHTTFSGCTQPLEGLEHPLLSIGNNVDIGWQSTIAVGGKVVISDNVRIAGGAFLFGYSGHPLDAKRRALGEGDDPQQIGDIILEPDVWLGTNVTVKGGVTIGEGAVIAAGSVVTKSIPPFTIAGGNPARVVGQIKSVEVAESDVFDSFETRGGDHA from the coding sequence ATGACGTCAGTATCCATACATCAATTCAAACATTGGCTTAAGTTTCACCCTAATTCTCGAATTAGAAATGTGTTTTTCATTTTGAAAAATATCAGAAGCGCAGAGCTACCTACCCCACAAGTGCTTAATCGCTGCCTATATCAAGGACACAAGCTTGTCGTAAATTTGGTTTCAGGACTTACTCGATTTTTCTACTGGACACCAGCTTTTAAAGGTCGACTGACTCAGTGTGGCAAACGTCTCTATTTGTACGGAGGCCTTCCTTTCGTTAGCGGCCCTGTACAAATTTCGATTGGCGATAACTGCCGAATTTCTGGCCACACTACCTTTTCAGGTTGTACACAACCACTTGAAGGCTTGGAACACCCACTACTGTCGATTGGCAACAATGTCGACATCGGCTGGCAATCGACTATTGCTGTCGGAGGTAAAGTGGTTATCTCCGACAACGTGAGAATTGCTGGCGGCGCTTTCCTATTTGGATACTCTGGTCACCCGCTTGATGCAAAACGTCGAGCACTAGGTGAAGGTGATGACCCTCAGCAAATCGGTGACATCATTCTTGAACCCGATGTGTGGCTAGGCACTAATGTGACGGTTAAAGGTGGCGTAACCATCGGCGAAGGTGCCGTTATAGCCGCAGGCAGCGTGGTAACAAAGAGTATCCCTCCCTTTACAATCGCAGGGGGAAATCCAGCTCGAGTTGTGGGACAGATTAAATCCGTAGAAGTGGCTGAATCTGATGTGTTCGATTCGTTTGAAACTCGTGGGGGCGACCATGCGTGA
- a CDS encoding glycosyltransferase, producing the protein MRDLIVFGEDFGGLPSSTQHLVRQLAKQHKVLWVNSIGLRQPRLSAKDITRAFNKLTGRSNAVTQNMLGSQNVVDSNDHANIRVVNLKTIPAPSSKLSRKLAQHMMLRQLKPVIAELNLNSPILWTSLPTAVDLCGHLGESSVVYYCGDDFSALAGVDHDTVAQHESKLIDKATLIFAASKKLMDKFPKHKVHLLPHGVDTNLFSTPVPRAKDLPSNHRPIAGFYGSLSKWLDYEMIDHVANAMPEWDFVFIGPNELDTLMLPKLDNVHYLGPRPHHMLPSYSQHWDVSLLPFVDNEQIRACSPLKLMEYLAAGKPIITTPFPALLAYKEHVTTVGSANQMIWALDHTRHLTNPPISVVEKDSWQNRGNFVHWMLELL; encoded by the coding sequence ATGCGTGACTTAATCGTATTTGGTGAAGACTTCGGTGGACTGCCTTCATCAACTCAACACTTAGTTCGCCAACTAGCTAAACAGCACAAAGTATTATGGGTCAATTCTATTGGCCTTAGACAGCCAAGGTTGTCAGCTAAAGATATCACTCGTGCTTTCAACAAACTGACAGGACGAAGCAACGCTGTCACTCAAAACATGCTAGGTTCTCAAAACGTCGTTGATTCAAACGACCATGCCAACATAAGAGTCGTGAACTTAAAAACCATTCCGGCGCCTTCTTCCAAGTTGTCTAGAAAACTGGCTCAGCACATGATGTTACGTCAGTTAAAGCCCGTTATAGCTGAACTGAACTTGAATTCTCCTATTCTGTGGACTTCCCTTCCGACCGCTGTTGATTTATGCGGACACTTAGGTGAATCATCTGTGGTTTATTACTGCGGTGACGACTTTAGCGCACTCGCAGGTGTTGACCATGACACCGTTGCACAACACGAATCTAAGTTGATAGATAAGGCGACTCTCATATTCGCAGCAAGCAAAAAATTGATGGATAAATTTCCAAAGCACAAAGTTCACTTACTACCACATGGTGTAGACACAAATTTATTTTCAACACCAGTACCAAGAGCAAAAGATTTACCAAGTAACCACCGCCCTATCGCTGGTTTTTATGGCAGTCTTTCGAAGTGGCTCGATTATGAAATGATTGATCATGTTGCGAATGCGATGCCAGAATGGGATTTTGTTTTCATTGGCCCGAATGAGCTTGATACGCTCATGCTACCTAAGTTGGATAACGTACATTACCTTGGCCCTCGTCCACATCACATGTTGCCAAGCTATTCTCAACACTGGGATGTAAGCCTACTGCCGTTTGTTGATAATGAGCAGATACGCGCTTGCAGCCCATTGAAGCTAATGGAATACCTTGCAGCAGGTAAGCCTATTATCACAACGCCGTTCCCTGCTTTGCTTGCATATAAAGAACACGTAACCACCGTAGGCAGTGCAAACCAAATGATTTGGGCACTTGACCATACGCGTCATCTGACCAATCCCCCCATCTCTGTCGTCGAAAAAGATAGCTGGCAAAACCGCGGTAACTTCGTACATTGGATGTTGGAGCTATTATGA
- a CDS encoding Wzz/FepE/Etk N-terminal domain-containing protein, with amino-acid sequence MNNLKLRLLLILNAMWRQRYVIVLPILILPFVGFGVSKLAPTKYDAHTSMLIQETAKMNPFLEDIAVSTMLKDRLNALRTLLHSRHVLYSVAEELQLIPPKMSELEKEEIITDLSQRLLVTQLGKDFLKISLTSNTPVGMEQTLRSVSEHFIEQLLAPERSSIEDSSSFLKIHIDKRRIELEKAEEALALYMNENMQSTPEVQSQSLNRLASLKQSLAEKEAELSGVEKSLGSIDQQLSKTNPVIGRIEDQIIDFRSELTLLQAKYTNKHSAVQAKVRELERLEKERATLLEVTQPTMNSDQLWDIASSTTLSKLSDTQPLLVTQLHSLQLVRSRFESLTEETKSLRTMVFELEHKANNFGENAKEMYRLKRHVEIKRQLYDELSERYEMAQLTGSLGVFEQNKRVKIIDLPFTPSMKSNMPTFIFILAGFAAGIGLGIGLAVLFELFDSSIKRKDEVEDILGVPVITVIPKMS; translated from the coding sequence ATGAATAATCTGAAATTACGGTTATTGCTCATCTTGAACGCAATGTGGCGCCAACGCTACGTGATTGTACTACCTATTCTAATTTTGCCTTTTGTCGGCTTTGGGGTGAGTAAATTGGCCCCGACCAAATATGACGCACATACCAGTATGTTGATTCAAGAAACCGCTAAGATGAACCCATTCTTGGAAGATATCGCCGTATCGACCATGCTAAAAGATCGACTTAATGCACTGAGAACACTGCTTCACAGCCGTCATGTTCTTTACTCTGTGGCTGAAGAACTGCAACTCATCCCCCCGAAGATGTCAGAATTAGAGAAAGAAGAAATCATCACCGACTTATCACAACGTTTATTGGTTACTCAGCTAGGAAAAGACTTTTTGAAGATCAGTTTAACCTCTAATACTCCGGTCGGAATGGAGCAAACCTTACGTTCGGTAAGTGAGCATTTCATTGAACAATTACTTGCACCAGAACGATCTTCAATTGAGGATTCAAGTAGCTTTCTGAAAATTCATATAGACAAGCGTCGTATTGAGCTTGAAAAAGCGGAAGAAGCATTAGCCTTGTACATGAACGAAAACATGCAGTCGACACCGGAAGTACAAAGCCAGAGTTTGAATCGTTTAGCATCACTTAAACAAAGCCTAGCCGAGAAAGAAGCAGAGTTATCGGGCGTTGAAAAAAGTTTGGGGTCAATTGACCAACAGCTTTCTAAAACCAACCCTGTAATCGGTCGAATAGAAGACCAGATCATAGACTTCCGTAGTGAACTGACTCTGCTTCAAGCAAAGTACACAAATAAACACAGTGCCGTACAGGCTAAAGTTCGTGAGCTAGAAAGGCTCGAAAAGGAAAGAGCAACTTTACTTGAAGTGACACAGCCAACTATGAACAGTGACCAACTTTGGGATATCGCAAGTAGTACAACACTCAGTAAGCTTTCCGATACCCAACCACTTTTAGTCACACAACTACACAGCTTACAGTTAGTTCGATCTCGCTTTGAATCTTTAACTGAAGAAACAAAAAGCCTACGCACTATGGTTTTTGAACTAGAGCACAAGGCCAACAATTTTGGTGAAAACGCTAAAGAAATGTATCGCCTTAAGCGACATGTTGAAATCAAGCGTCAGCTATACGATGAACTGAGTGAACGTTATGAAATGGCTCAGCTAACCGGTTCATTAGGTGTGTTCGAGCAAAACAAGCGGGTAAAGATAATCGATTTACCTTTCACTCCTAGTATGAAATCTAACATGCCGACATTTATCTTCATTCTCGCTGGATTCGCCGCAGGTATAGGATTGGGGATTGGCTTAGCCGTACTATTTGAGCTGTTCGACTCTTCAATCAAACGCAAAGATGAAGTCGAAGATATTTTGGGTGTTCCGGTAATTACAGTGATCCCTAAAATGAGCTAA
- a CDS encoding glycosyltransferase, whose translation MNNQLTKHRKKIIHVVQHLAPGGLETLTLDLLRLAKPTDQVLIVSLEGTKQESIRNWPKLEQYHNQIVFLDKAPGVQFDIIIKLIKAFNGIRPDVVHTHHIGPLLYAGYAARITGVPTRIHTEHDAWHLNNKKRRRLQALALKAAQPTLVADATRVYNQLRGAFSYKNIITIKNGVDCEKFKPMSKEKAKAKLNLPTDKHIIGCAGRLEHVKGQDQLIKALTLLPTNTIVALAGDGSQRKQLEQLANRLNLNNRVIFLGLVEDMTTFYGSLDTFCLPSRHEGLPLSTLEAQACNIPTVAMNVGAVDETLCPISGTLVKKGNIIELANALLKIQHQCFSSPRNYVLENFDIVKMVASYNDISEGAYA comes from the coding sequence ATGAATAACCAGTTAACGAAGCATCGCAAAAAGATCATACACGTTGTTCAGCACCTTGCTCCGGGGGGCTTAGAAACCCTGACGTTAGATTTGCTACGCCTTGCTAAACCAACAGATCAAGTGTTGATTGTCAGTTTAGAAGGCACAAAACAAGAATCGATCAGAAATTGGCCCAAATTGGAGCAGTACCACAATCAAATCGTCTTTTTAGATAAAGCTCCAGGCGTACAATTCGATATCATCATAAAGCTAATTAAAGCATTTAATGGGATTCGACCTGATGTTGTTCATACCCACCACATTGGACCGCTACTTTACGCTGGCTATGCCGCTCGCATAACCGGTGTTCCAACTCGAATTCATACCGAGCATGATGCATGGCACTTAAACAACAAAAAGCGTCGTCGCCTACAAGCCCTTGCGCTAAAGGCCGCTCAGCCAACGTTAGTTGCGGATGCAACGCGTGTTTACAACCAATTACGCGGTGCTTTTTCATATAAAAACATCATCACGATTAAAAACGGTGTGGATTGTGAAAAGTTCAAGCCAATGTCAAAAGAGAAGGCTAAAGCGAAACTCAACTTACCAACCGACAAACACATCATCGGGTGTGCTGGTCGCTTGGAGCACGTAAAAGGTCAAGACCAACTGATTAAGGCACTTACCCTACTTCCTACTAACACCATTGTTGCACTGGCGGGTGATGGTTCGCAACGCAAGCAACTAGAGCAACTGGCTAACCGCTTGAACCTTAATAACCGTGTAATCTTCCTAGGTCTCGTTGAAGACATGACAACGTTTTATGGTTCGCTAGATACTTTCTGCCTACCTTCTCGCCACGAAGGACTACCACTTTCAACACTAGAAGCCCAAGCGTGTAATATTCCAACGGTCGCGATGAACGTCGGGGCGGTTGATGAAACCTTATGTCCAATCAGTGGCACGCTCGTCAAAAAAGGCAATATTATCGAGCTAGCCAACGCTCTGCTAAAAATACAACACCAATGCTTTTCATCCCCTCGAAATTACGTACTAGAAAACTTCGACATTGTAAAAATGGTTGCGTCTTATAATGATATCTCAGAAGGAGCTTACGCATGA
- a CDS encoding glycosyltransferase family 2 protein — protein MIDWLLAGLCLFSGALIVYHHAVYPLLLRWYSKSHPAREIEESHRCYKDEQQDCILPTISILVPAFNEEQWIADKIRNLASLDFPKKKLQVIIACDGCTDNTVEIAQMAIQEAMCSDIHFEIHDHKVNRGKVAVINDEVTHITNEITALSDVSALISLDALLIAAAHFESDKVGVVNATYQLCPTGNEGENTYWQYQTAIKESEASLGSSLGSHGAFYLFRTHLFEPLPFNTINDDFILPMQIVKQGYIAEYETKMVALELEESNLQTDFKRRLRISAGNMQQAIRLFGLFSPRFRGIAFAFFSGKGLRLLTPYLMIVCLVCSILLSHYLVFKGLLVAQISIYIIAVLGCILPKRLVNKPISLISYLIVGHYANFIGGIRYLIGLENSPWARANH, from the coding sequence ATGATCGACTGGCTGCTAGCGGGACTTTGCTTATTTTCCGGAGCTCTGATTGTCTACCATCACGCTGTTTATCCTCTGCTACTGCGTTGGTACTCTAAAAGCCACCCTGCGCGTGAAATAGAAGAGAGTCATCGTTGCTACAAGGATGAACAACAGGATTGCATACTGCCAACCATTTCTATTCTTGTGCCCGCATTTAACGAAGAACAATGGATCGCAGATAAAATTCGTAACCTTGCGTCATTAGATTTTCCAAAAAAGAAACTGCAGGTAATTATTGCATGCGACGGTTGTACTGATAACACAGTAGAAATCGCCCAAATGGCAATTCAAGAAGCGATGTGCAGTGATATCCACTTTGAGATACATGACCATAAAGTAAACCGAGGTAAAGTTGCGGTTATCAATGACGAAGTGACACATATTACTAATGAGATTACAGCACTGAGTGATGTCTCGGCTCTTATTTCATTGGATGCATTACTCATTGCTGCGGCTCATTTTGAAAGTGACAAGGTTGGCGTAGTCAACGCAACGTATCAACTTTGCCCGACAGGTAATGAAGGTGAAAATACATATTGGCAGTATCAAACCGCAATTAAAGAATCAGAGGCTTCATTGGGGTCAAGCTTAGGCTCTCATGGCGCGTTCTACTTGTTTAGAACACACCTGTTTGAACCGCTTCCCTTTAACACCATCAACGATGACTTCATCTTGCCTATGCAAATCGTTAAACAGGGCTACATCGCCGAATACGAAACCAAAATGGTGGCATTAGAACTCGAAGAATCGAACCTACAAACCGACTTCAAAAGAAGGCTTCGTATTTCAGCAGGCAACATGCAACAAGCAATTCGATTGTTTGGCTTATTCAGCCCTAGGTTCAGAGGTATAGCATTTGCATTCTTCTCTGGGAAAGGGCTGCGCCTACTCACTCCATATTTAATGATTGTGTGCTTAGTGTGCTCAATCCTGCTTAGCCACTACCTGGTATTTAAGGGCTTACTTGTGGCACAAATTTCCATTTACATCATTGCCGTACTTGGCTGCATATTACCAAAACGTCTTGTGAACAAACCGATTTCATTAATCTCATATTTGATAGTTGGACATTACGCCAACTTCATTGGTGGCATTCGTTACCTAATCGGACTAGAAAACTCACCTTGGGCACGAGCGAATCATTAA
- a CDS encoding sugar transferase, whose protein sequence is MMNIEQLSSQKLYQYKISRAKRTFDFVSALLALILLAPVFPLIAMAIALTSRGPIFYRQLRVGKSTPEKMELFEIMKFRSMYEDAETRSGAVWATANDPRITPIGRFLRKTRLDELPQLINVLKGEMSLIGPRPERPTFYTKLENEIPYFADRTYGVMPGITGLAQVNQGYDTCIDDVRRKVGFDHSYALSLCSVKSWITADLAIISKTIIVMVDGRGR, encoded by the coding sequence ATGATGAATATTGAACAGCTATCTAGCCAAAAACTATACCAATACAAAATTTCAAGAGCTAAACGTACGTTCGATTTCGTAAGTGCTCTGCTTGCTCTGATTCTCTTGGCTCCTGTATTTCCATTAATTGCGATGGCGATTGCACTTACATCTCGTGGTCCTATTTTCTATCGTCAACTTCGTGTTGGTAAGTCAACACCAGAGAAAATGGAACTGTTTGAAATCATGAAGTTCCGTAGCATGTACGAAGATGCAGAAACTCGCTCTGGTGCAGTTTGGGCAACCGCGAATGATCCACGAATCACACCGATTGGCCGCTTCTTGAGAAAGACCCGACTTGATGAACTGCCACAACTGATCAATGTATTGAAAGGTGAAATGTCTCTTATTGGTCCACGTCCTGAACGCCCTACTTTTTACACTAAACTAGAGAACGAAATCCCTTACTTTGCTGACCGTACATACGGCGTAATGCCTGGTATTACGGGACTTGCACAAGTGAATCAAGGGTACGATACCTGTATTGATGATGTACGCCGTAAAGTTGGTTTTGACCACAGTTACGCACTGAGTCTATGTTCTGTGAAATCTTGGATTACTGCAGACCTCGCCATCATTTCTAAAACCATCATCGTGATGGTGGATGGACGTGGGCGATAG
- a CDS encoding methyl-accepting chemotaxis protein yields the protein MYNLSMKMKMLLSAIVPAMLVAIVTLVIVINSQLSALEYEIQDYQTVLTDERKNNIEDAATIAQSVVEDVVRRFGTGQEAQEAVRFALKEARFSNGSGYFFVFDENDHYIVHSLKPQLEGKDGGGLKDPNGIKITVRLHEQATRGGGFIEYIYDKPGSSVPQPKIAYAAPISGTGWFLGTGLYIDDIAKATEAYRQEASERMETQISTIVITALTLVALTCLIMSYVASRMIAPIKDMLNTFIDIANGEGDLTHRINVSATDEIGQLGKAFNQFVGKLHNIITDVSKATSNVTTATDQISSQTVHLSNQLQEHNHETEQVVTAVTEMSSTANEVAQSAHQVASATNEANNDAHNAQNLVQKSTQSIGSLEQNVVTTSQHMNSLHDQSKKIDGVLQVIGEIAEQTNLLALNAAIEAARAGEQGRGFAVVADEVRNLASRTQGSTLEIKTMLDELHKLVEQAVSSMGESSNTCQDVVTSSNDISAGLNDVSTAVASINAMTDHIATAATEQSSVTEEINRNLVTIRDIVSSLLISSETSSTAVDELKQAGGQLSQLVGQFKL from the coding sequence ATGTATAATTTATCTATGAAAATGAAGATGCTTTTGTCTGCAATCGTACCAGCGATGTTGGTTGCGATTGTGACTCTAGTAATTGTTATCAACTCCCAACTATCGGCTCTTGAATATGAAATTCAAGACTACCAAACGGTCTTAACCGATGAACGTAAGAACAATATTGAAGATGCAGCTACTATCGCTCAATCTGTAGTTGAAGATGTTGTTCGACGTTTTGGTACAGGTCAAGAAGCGCAAGAAGCGGTTAGGTTCGCGTTAAAAGAAGCGCGTTTTTCTAATGGCAGCGGATACTTCTTTGTGTTCGACGAAAATGATCACTACATTGTTCACAGTCTAAAGCCTCAACTTGAAGGTAAAGATGGCGGCGGTTTAAAAGACCCGAATGGCATCAAAATTACGGTTCGCTTACATGAACAGGCGACAAGAGGTGGTGGTTTCATTGAATACATTTACGACAAACCAGGCTCGTCTGTCCCTCAACCAAAAATTGCGTACGCTGCTCCTATTTCTGGAACGGGTTGGTTCTTAGGTACGGGGCTGTATATTGATGACATTGCTAAGGCTACAGAGGCTTACCGTCAAGAAGCCAGTGAGCGTATGGAAACGCAAATTTCAACAATTGTCATTACTGCGCTTACTTTAGTAGCCCTAACTTGTCTGATCATGTCTTATGTTGCTTCACGCATGATTGCCCCAATCAAAGATATGCTAAATACCTTTATCGACATTGCGAATGGTGAAGGTGATCTTACCCATCGAATTAATGTATCGGCTACAGATGAAATTGGACAATTGGGTAAAGCGTTTAACCAGTTTGTCGGCAAGCTCCACAATATTATTACTGATGTTTCGAAAGCTACAAGTAATGTTACAACGGCCACTGACCAAATAAGTAGCCAAACGGTTCACCTAAGTAATCAACTCCAAGAGCACAACCACGAGACAGAGCAGGTGGTGACAGCTGTTACTGAGATGAGTAGTACAGCAAACGAAGTGGCACAAAGTGCTCATCAAGTGGCTAGTGCTACGAATGAAGCTAACAATGACGCTCATAATGCACAAAATCTTGTGCAAAAATCGACGCAATCTATTGGCTCTTTAGAACAGAATGTCGTGACCACGAGTCAACACATGAATTCACTTCACGACCAGTCTAAAAAGATAGATGGTGTGTTACAGGTTATTGGCGAGATTGCAGAACAAACTAACTTACTAGCACTAAACGCAGCAATCGAAGCCGCACGAGCAGGCGAACAAGGTCGAGGCTTTGCTGTAGTAGCAGATGAAGTCCGTAACCTTGCAAGTAGAACTCAAGGTAGTACGTTAGAGATTAAGACCATGCTTGATGAACTTCATAAGTTGGTTGAGCAAGCGGTCTCTTCGATGGGGGAAAGTAGCAATACTTGTCAGGATGTTGTGACTTCATCAAATGATATTTCTGCGGGTTTAAATGATGTTAGCACCGCTGTAGCCTCAATCAATGCAATGACCGACCATATAGCAACTGCGGCAACAGAGCAAAGCTCAGTAACGGAAGAGATAAACCGTAACTTGGTGACTATACGTGACATTGTAAGTTCACTGCTTATATCGAGTGAAACATCAAGTACCGCTGTGGATGAACTTAAACAGGCTGGTGGGCAATTAAGCCAACTTGTTGGTCAATTTAAGCTTTAG
- a CDS encoding LysR family transcriptional regulator: MKIEDLKLFTTVVELGSFTAAANALDLPRANVSRRINDLEKALGIQLFFRTTRSLSLTKSGELYYKELLNALSALDKANHIASNLSEVAHGQVKIGLLPETSDIIQSTLFKFQDMYPKIELDIRTISNGFVDMYRQGLDLAMHGGTLSNANVVARKVMVLQRVFVASPEFLEKEGTPSSLREITNYPFVCFRWPSGDIDKQWDIKDHIIKVEPSVVSDSIGFVIGGATRHRGIALLPELLVRQQLKDGTLINLFPDVNLQNEEAWLLYPERKALSHSAQLLIDFLLQELPNL; encoded by the coding sequence ATGAAAATCGAAGATCTTAAGTTGTTCACCACCGTTGTCGAACTGGGTAGTTTTACTGCCGCAGCCAATGCACTTGACCTTCCACGAGCTAACGTTAGCCGAAGAATTAACGACCTTGAGAAGGCTCTCGGCATTCAATTGTTCTTTAGAACCACTCGCAGCCTTTCCTTAACTAAATCTGGTGAGCTTTATTATAAAGAGCTGCTCAATGCGTTAAGTGCACTCGACAAAGCGAACCATATCGCCTCCAACCTATCAGAGGTTGCACACGGACAAGTTAAGATTGGCCTGTTGCCAGAAACCAGCGACATCATCCAATCGACCCTGTTTAAATTCCAAGATATGTACCCAAAGATCGAGCTTGATATTCGTACTATCAGCAACGGTTTTGTTGATATGTACCGACAAGGGTTAGATCTCGCGATGCACGGAGGTACCTTGAGTAACGCTAACGTAGTGGCACGCAAAGTCATGGTTTTACAGCGTGTTTTTGTCGCTAGTCCTGAGTTTCTTGAGAAAGAAGGCACTCCTTCAAGCTTAAGAGAAATTACCAACTACCCGTTTGTTTGCTTTCGATGGCCAAGTGGTGACATCGACAAGCAATGGGACATCAAAGACCACATCATCAAGGTCGAACCTTCGGTGGTCAGTGACAGTATCGGCTTCGTAATCGGTGGCGCGACACGTCACAGGGGTATCGCATTGCTGCCTGAACTCTTGGTACGACAACAACTCAAAGACGGAACCTTGATCAACCTGTTCCCTGACGTGAATCTTCAAAACGAAGAAGCGTGGCTACTCTACCCGGAACGCAAAGCACTGAGCCATTCCGCTCAACTTTTGATTGATTTTTTATTACAAGAACTTCCAAATCTTTAA
- a CDS encoding efflux RND transporter periplasmic adaptor subunit — translation MKPISQHSSIFQQTPMFKHLPILKHTPSIKDTPLLKYTVLALSLSSLFGCNDSEATIPQKQTRPIQVIQLEPLYHQIEKSFTGKLQSSETAGVAFRVPGTIQNMMVSVGDSVKKGQPLAQLDPHDYQVALEELQARSLEAKSAHKLANAELARVKQAIADNAIADVNLDRAISGYERSEAAVKVVEQNIRRAKDSIRYTQLLAPFDGVVASSNFDQFEQVLPGISVFTIHNPEQLEVKIQVPENLIHEFKPNQTAVINWYGSEEKLIGYSAEIATSPHPIKQTYAVTYHVESADKSILPGKAVTLTTQLGEPTNNFCLPYSTIVNQSGIEQVFTIQNEQAHGVTVDVVSMSQNTVCVESALNDGDFVVVSGAQYVTEGQHFSDIKVKSL, via the coding sequence ATGAAGCCTATTTCTCAACATTCGTCTATCTTTCAACAGACACCCATGTTTAAGCATTTACCTATTCTTAAACATACACCGAGTATTAAAGACACACCTCTCCTTAAATATACAGTACTCGCACTAAGCCTATCCTCTCTCTTTGGCTGTAATGACTCTGAGGCGACAATACCTCAAAAACAAACGCGACCGATTCAAGTTATCCAACTTGAGCCTCTTTATCATCAGATTGAAAAATCCTTTACGGGCAAATTGCAATCATCAGAAACGGCTGGCGTTGCGTTTCGTGTGCCTGGCACCATTCAAAACATGATGGTCTCAGTGGGTGATTCTGTTAAGAAGGGTCAACCATTAGCACAACTCGACCCACACGATTACCAAGTAGCGCTGGAAGAGTTACAAGCCCGCTCTCTTGAAGCAAAGTCTGCACATAAATTGGCTAATGCCGAGCTCGCTCGCGTGAAACAAGCCATTGCTGACAACGCGATTGCCGATGTTAATCTGGATCGTGCAATCAGCGGTTATGAAAGAAGTGAAGCGGCGGTTAAAGTGGTTGAACAGAACATACGTCGCGCAAAAGATTCGATTCGCTATACACAACTGCTTGCGCCATTCGACGGCGTAGTAGCGTCATCGAATTTCGATCAATTCGAACAAGTCCTGCCGGGCATTTCGGTTTTCACCATCCACAACCCCGAACAACTTGAAGTTAAAATCCAAGTCCCGGAAAACTTGATTCATGAATTCAAACCGAACCAAACCGCTGTTATTAACTGGTACGGCTCTGAAGAAAAGCTGATCGGTTATTCCGCTGAGATTGCAACATCACCTCACCCTATTAAACAGACTTATGCGGTTACTTACCATGTAGAGTCAGCCGATAAATCTATATTGCCGGGCAAGGCAGTCACACTCACGACTCAGCTTGGCGAACCAACCAACAATTTCTGCTTACCGTATTCAACGATCGTGAATCAATCGGGCATTGAACAAGTATTCACCATTCAAAATGAGCAAGCTCATGGCGTGACTGTGGATGTGGTTTCGATGTCTCAAAATACCGTGTGTGTTGAATCTGCGCTCAACGATGGCGATTTCGTCGTAGTGAGCGGTGCGCAGTACGTCACGGAAGGCCAACACTTCTCCGACATTAAAGTTAAGAGCCTGTAG